Genomic DNA from Corylus avellana chromosome ca4, CavTom2PMs-1.0:
ATATAGGATGATGATACATTATTTTTGAGAAccaaatttttgggaaaaaacaTTGTTcgtttcttaattatttttgtagttATGCCAAAGGTAGTGGAATAACAACAAATAAAGATGATAacgaaagaagagaaaataagtgAATAGAAACGAGCCCTGAGAGAAAGGATTAATCCAACTATGGTCAATTTCTCACTGTCCATTTGGCCTTTTCTCCTTTTTACACCCCTTTTCTGCGAAATGTCAATTTGATGCACATGGTTGAGCTTGAGCACAACGAAATTGGGCCTAATAACTAGCAATAAATCATTTCCTTATCATCTGCCCGGATGGGGTGGCTccgccagatgggggtggccaggccaccccatgacccaagggggtggctcgcccacccccaaatggccaaggtggcaatttttattttcttttttctttttttttttaaatatatatatatactttcttaaaaaaataaaaaatttaattaggtggccatGTCATCACTGATAATGTGGCCACTTATGTTAGGTGTCGAATATTAATTGGTTCACATGTCAGTggcgtggacttccgttaagtcaactaacggttaaTGGATGGAATGACTAacttggtctttatcaaaaccacaagtacCTTCTctaatacaaatcaaaacttatgagggaaaaaataaagtgtccaaACCCTAGGGTTTTTTAGTATTTGACCCTAAATCTAATAAACTTCCCCTTTTCACGTGATAAAAATGCCATAAATGAAGACATTTAGTAATGTTTTGGAATCAAATCAGATTTTCATATGATTCTTGTATCTAATCatttaatgaaatattttttgtttgattgaaaattcttttttaattttcagaaaaatgTAGTATTATTAGTTTTAGACCAAATATATTGACATTGATTATCATTTTGTCAGTCATTATCGTCTTTAGGGCTCCTCTATACAATTCTCATTGAGATTTAATATTCATGGTTTCAACACTAAAACTGATAGTCACTATGCCGGTCTCCAAAGCATTTACATGcaggtgagatttttttttttttttttttaaatatattcaGGTGAGTCGTTTGTTTATGATTGTAGTCTTGTAGAGATTAGTCTCATTCAAGTTTAATAAGCTAAGCGATTATCTAGTGTAATTCATGACCTTGGGCTACAGATTAAAGAATTAATTGGCGCATTGCTCTATTGTCTTTACCTTCTTTTCTAGTAAGGTTGGtagccaaaaaagaaatataattatGCATATCCGACAATATCCATATCCCACATTAAATAGAATCGAATACAAGAACAAAATACAATGCCAACTGACAAACAATATTTAATTCCACAGAGCAACCTAGCTTCGTACAAGAATGCTCCAAATGTTACAGACAACCCGAGGTTATCTCTGTACACTGATAATGAATATTTACTATTTACTATTTTCAATCTTTACATGTTTTGACAGTCATTTACAAATTTACAGTGTGTGATTCACACCTTTACTTACTTAATTAcaatgtgttttcttttttacactCATTTACAGTACTCACAATCTCTCATCCTCCACAGATTCACGGTATCATACACGTTGTGAGCCACAAGTTACCTCTGAAACCTAGGCCGCCTGAAGTGCAGGTAATCCAACCATTAGAGCTGTTACAGTCTCTTGCGTATTTACACCCTCTAACACACAAGCCAGCTCCAAGCAACTCACGACTTTGTTTTGTACAAGAATGCCTGAAGAAGTACTGCAGAGTCCTACACCATCATCATGATCATCACTGCAATGAATAAATAACAACCTTTTACATTTACAACCAAACTTTGTACAGGCGTGTGCCCACATCTGTGAATGTATATATCATTTCCAACGTGTTTGAAGCTTTTGGCTCTTCAAAATGATAGTGCTGCGCCTGGGAGAATTCTCTCCCTCACTGAGGCTCTCTAGAAAGGCTTCGTTTGGCATAGCACCCATCTCTCCAGTAGGTATAATAGACTTCTGGGATGTTTGCAACTTTCCAATAGTCGCTCGCTTTTTCGTCCAGACGAAGCGTATCGATTGATTCTTCTGGCATGTCGAAAAATTCAAGCACTTTCAACTTGGTGAGATACTCAATCCCCAATGGCACCCCCACCTTCTTCAGCGAGTTACAGCACTGGATAATCAGCTTTTCAACGCAGGGCATTGCTCCCTTTTCCACTTGCACGCATAATTCATCAAGGCCTAAAACCTTAAGCTTCTGAAACCCCCCGGTCCTGAAGAACAGAGTGTCTCCCAGAAAAACCTGAATCAATTCAAGATGCACAAGATTGGGAAGATTTTGGAGGAGCACAAGTGGGTCATTCTTTAATCTACTCCACTTCAAAAACAACCTGACAAGCCCATGGAACGATGGAATCCAGTGAGGCAATTTCTCTAAACGCCCTCTCAAGTACAGCCGCTGAAGCAATGGAGGCGGAGAAGAAAGGTGTTCCAAATCAAGAATCTCTTCCTCCTCTATTGAAGTCAACGACAAAGCACGAAGGTTGGTCAACTTTTTGAGCGACAAACACAGAGACTTCCCATCTTCTTTTCTCTGCTTCCCAATGCCCAACCTCCTTAGCTGAAACAGTTTCCCCAGCTCTGTCATTATAGTCCCACCGCCTTGGTTCGCCTCTATGTAACAGAGCTTTTGCAGGGATCGCAAAGTGCCTATATTCCCCTGTATCTTAAAACCATATCTCGAGTGAAAACATTCGTAAGGTTCAAGGTTGTAATGGTATACAAGAAGATGGCGCAGTCGTGTGAGCTTCAAGATCTCAATGGGCAGTTCAGTGACACGGGTATGCTTAAGATCCAAAGTTTCAAGGTTCTGCAACTTCCCTATAAAGCTTGGAATGCTTTTGATTTTGGTGCCCCTAAAGCTTAGATATTTCAAATAGTACAAATTCGCAATATCAACTGGGAACTTTTGTATACGCGAGTTCTGCAAATCGAACACATGTAGCAGCCTAAAAGCGCCAGGAAACAGTTTTCCTATGCATATCTTTTCTACCACACCAAACAAGAACAGAGAGCGCAGTTGAGAAAAACACCTGTTTTGCTGCACCGCCGGCACATTTTGCACGGTGTTATGTACCGATAGTCGTCGGACCTTGTCGGGCCACATCCCGTTGATCAGATCTTTTGCAATTGTCGTGAAATTCTGGTCTCTCGACTTTGTCACGATGATCTCTCGCAGCAGATCATGGACGTGATACATTTTCACCCTTCCATCGCTCGTTGTGGCCGCCGCTTGCAGCAGCCCTCTTTTCAGGAGTTCGTCGAGGTAATCCTCTGCAACTTCTTCCAGCGTTTTGCCTTCTTTGGCTTCAACAAACCCCTCCGCTATCAGCAATCGAATCACCCTCATTTGCTCGATCTGATAATCTTCTGGGAAGATGCTGAGATACAAGAGACAAGTTTTCAGGTAGTACGGCAAGTCGTTGAAGCTGAGCGAAAGAACTTTCTTCAAAACCTTGAGTTTGTCGTTCCCGTCGATTTCCGCTCCAAGGCTGCGGCAGACCTTATCCCACTCATCAATCCTGCGCTTGTCTTTTGTCGCCAAAACACCGCTGATCGCCACAATCGCAAGGGGGAGTCCCTCGcattttctcaaaatgtttttgcAGATTTCCTCCAAATAAGAAGGGCACGCATCCCCTTGAAAAGTCTTCCTGCAGAAAAGATACCAAGACTCCTTGGGAGGCAGGGGATTCAAGTTGTAGACCTTTCCGATGGATTCCACGCCGGAGGTGGAGGCCACGTCAGCATTACGTGTTGTGAGCATCACTCTGCTGCCGCATCCATTCTTGGGCAAGGCGTGTTTGAGAGCATCCCATACGTCCAACCGCCATACATCGTCTAAAACAATCAAGTACCTCCTTTTCAGAAGCAAATCCTTTATTATTCTTCTCAGCCGGTCGTTGTTCATGCTGTCCAATCCTTCCGGAACCGGTCTGCTGACGACGCCGAAGATCTGCCGGATCATGTCTTTGAGGAGCTCTTCTATGAGTTCTATCTTGAAAGATTGGGAGACAGTGATCCAAGCGCGTATTTTGAAATGTTTCTTCACTTCAGCATCATCGTACACTTGTTTTGCCAAGGTGGTTTTCCCCATTCCTCCCATTGCAGCCACAGAAACCACTTCCCGCCCAGAACCACCAAGAACCAGCCACCCCACCAGCTCCTGCTTCGGCTCATCGATCCCCACCAAATCCGTCTTCTCTAGAAGAAGCGCGTCCTGCCACGTGTTTCCTGCAATATTGTTGGGGCCTGAGCCTTGTTGGGCTCCGCTAAGTTTGTGCAGCAGCCTATTGTGAACCCCACAAATGCTTTTGATTCTGGAGTTGATGCCTTGTAGCTCGGAAACAATACGGCAGCGAGATTTTCTGTTCTTTATACAACAAGAAAATCTGTGGAGAGAACCGTAGAGTCCGTCGGCGTGATCATGTGCTTGAAGAAGGGTAAATTCGTCAAGAGCGTCTTCAGTTTCATGAGCAATCTCTCGCACTTGCTTCACCCACACTTTGATCTCCTCGTCGCTTTCTTCCATTGCATCTGCCACCTTGAGGAAGGCCCTCATGCGCTCTAGCTCTCCTCTCAGGTACAGAACTTCTTGCCGATGATCTCCGCTCAAGAGCATCATCTCATTTTCAACAAAGCGAGCAATCTTGTCAAGCAGAAAGCTCACTGCACCCTCTGCCATTCTTTCCCTTTCGTAACTTTACGCCCCCATAAACTCTCAGGCCGTTGCAATTTTCGAGTTTCAAGTCCAACAAATTGTTGGACTCCAAGAGCTGCAGCCAGGAACCTTGACTCTTCAATGTTCTTTAGATTAGTGATTACCGTAGCTTAGACGTTATTTTCGGCACTTGGTTGATTTATTTCACGTTATCTTCCATCTCCATGGAGTACTTggcatataaataataatttcttataaCATGCCCCTAGCTGGAAGTAACTGTactaatttaagaaaaaaggaaaagaaaagaaagcatattATGATGCATGAAAGCGTCATTTTTGGCAAAATATTATAAATGGAGTCAAcaaattaattcataaattaatgGCTACTCTTAAATTTGCAGGATGGTTCTAATAATGTGCAGAAGGCATATAGATTAGTCAAGTCCATGAACGATATATTCCTGCCACGACCAATGTGTTCCCATTCaaccaaaatttattttggcaCCATGCGCGTAGTTTCTAGCTCAGATATTTTACTTAgcgaccttttttttttttttttttgacaaaacagTATTAATTGTACAAAGACATTGGACGTAGACATTTTAGTGCAGATCATATCAAGGAAACACCCCCAATCTGTCTTATTCTTCTACTTGTAGGCCAAGAAACGGATGTTCTGGGCAATTAAAGtcaaattaaggaaaatgttcACATATTGTCtatgccttcttcttctttttttaaagtaaaaaaatgtcATGACTTCCTCTTTAAAGAAGTTAACAAACAGTCTGTACTTCTAagttccaaatatatatatatatatatattccctttTCATATTCAAATGAGAAACCAATATTTAATTTTGAAGATAAGTTAGGCCcacaaatattttcaaaatttattatatttttaataaataaataattaaaaaaatgatgcaTAACATTCCTCTTAAAATAATTAGGCTCCTTAAATTGCTAACTAGTACGCCGTTGACAACCTTGTCCATGGCTGATGGCTTGGCTGATAAGAGAATCCAATAGTAGTTTGAGGAACAAAGTCTCATAAAATAATATGACCTTCTTTTAACAAAGTCAATTCAGATGAACAGTTACAGCAGTGCATTGCATTGCATTCTTTTACATATCTCTGTTTAGTATGGAAAATGTCTGCGTACGTGGTGATTTCATATGCATGTTATGAGCTgtctgatttatttattttgagggCTCCACCGGCAGATTAGTAAATGGTCAAATGTTTGTTCCAAAGCCTGGGACTTGGGTAGTTTTTTAGGCTCAACTCCTACGTGTAACGTATTAAAAGGTTGAGAAAGTTCTGACTACATGAAGCTTCCATAAAATAATGTTGTGTCAAGAACCAGTTGTCTTACAAGTGACTCTCCTTGCGTGTcgaaatggaaaatattttaaaaaataataataataaaaaataaaaaataaaaccaaatgtTGTGAAACTTCAGATATTGAGACACATTCCCCCGGCCCAAGTGGGATATCGTTGGGAAAATCCTCATGATATTGAGAAACTTCAGATTAGGTTGtcattttagaaaataaatatatgattttatatttttatttaaattcaaGGTcgactaaattattattaatttgatattatttagtAAGAATTTATGAGTCCCACCGGAAAATCCTGACTTCAACGCGGTTTATAACACaaacccaatatatatatatatataaaagtactTTGCAAAACAAAAGAACTACAAGAAACAAATAGAAAGAGGAATCCTTCTCACTAACAAGCGGAGTTAACGGGAAgggaggaggaaaagaaaatactGCCAAAGTTATAACATCTGGTTGCGGTCTAACGTGCCACAAAGTTAGTGAACACAGAAATTTGTGCTTCTATTAACTTTTTTAGCTTCCCAAAATGAATCAATTGGAATAGTATCTAAGATATTATAAATGATGGGGAAGATCCTCCAATCTAGGAGAATATCTAGTTGTTGAAGAGCTAGGATCACCACTTCAAAATCGCTTTCAAGAATGAAATgatcaaaaagaagagaagacgCTAGAAAAACCGCAAGAAGGGCTGCCAAAGCTTCTCCCACATTTGGAGAACACGATGGACTAATTTGGAAAATCATTCGGATAATCTAACCATTAGGATCACGACAAACAGTTGTCTGAACTGAGAAAGAATTCCAAATGGCtatatcaaaattaatcttGAACCAATTGAGCAAGAGAGAGATCCATTTTTCAACATGGGCTTGCGATTTTGAATGCCAAGCCTGAAAATGCTTGAGAGCTGTGATTTTAAATCGCAAATCCAAATTTTGACCAGTGATTTACAAGCATAGGCAGCAATTGATCTGTGACTCTGTGTAGGGGAGCTGATTCCCTGCTACTCCGTATAATGAACCCGGATTAATTGGCTAATTTTGGGCCCTTGGATGAAGTTCGCGTGGGCTTGTTAGCCCAATTCCCAACATAccgtatttttttttaaaaaaagttaaaattaaaataaacagaTGCAGccaatttgatatatataaaagagagatatgtagagaaataaaatataagaagaGAAATCTCCTAGAAGAAACCATGTACAACTCCAACCACACACCTCCGGCGGCTCCACAGCTACAATTCCGCATAATTACTTTACTTCAACAGGCTGGTCGCTAcggaacaattttttttttaatgaataaatttattttaaaatcgATAAAGGCATTCTCACTTCTCAGGATATTTATGACCAATCACAATTCTAAAATGGCCCATCACAGGACAAGTTATGGGCCCAAAAGCTTACACGTATTTAATCAAGAACTTgaatattttgagttttgaggcTCAGACTTCTTATATTTACCAGCATATTCATAAGTCATAAATCCTTTTAGGGCTGCTTTGAGCCTTGAGGGCCTCAAGGCCATCTTTCTCCCACTTCCACACATGGTCTtcaatttcttctcttcctttttttttttttaggccatTTACCACATCCATTTAATTGATGATCTGTAGACATTTGAAGCTGGTCCTCATTATTCCACATTATTTTGGACATtatcttcatttcattttccaAGTAACATGTCCAGTAGAGTAAtctctctttatatttttctttccttcgcAAAATGCTGGGggttcacaatatatatatattcaaaaatttagtttttaagtGATGTTTCACCATCGCATCCCTTTAtgaatttattcattaaaattaGAGATTATATAGGATAATTATACATTATTTTTGAGAAccaaatttttgggaaaaacatttttcttttcttaattatttttgtagtgaagCCAAAGGTGGTGGAAAGATGATAacgaaagaagagaaaataagtgAATAGAAACGAGTCCTGAGAGAAAGGGATTAATCTATAGAGTATGGTCAATTTCTCACTTTCCATTTGGCCTTTTCTCCTTTTTACACCCCTTTTCTGTGAAATGTCAAATTTGATGCACATGGTTGAGCACAACGAAATTGGGCCTAATAACTAGCAATGATAAGGAAATAAGCATTTCTGGGCTGTCCAAAAGTCAAGAAGTACACACCTATGCCAAcgaatagtattttttttttattatttttttttatttttaaatctcagCAAATGGATCGTTGCTTTTGAGTGGAAAATTGAGAGGGAgtaattcacaaaaaaaataaaaataagtaaataaataatctcATTTATAAACCAAATAAACTTCCCTTTTGCCGTGATAAAAATGCCATAAATGAAGACTATTTAGTAATGTTTTCCAATCAATCAGGTTCTCATATGATTATTGtatctaattatttaatgaaatactttaacattttttctcaTGTGTGACTCAATATCTTTTTTAATAGGCaggtaaaatatttaattgaaataagggGTGAATTGATGGACTCAATGTTTGAACTCAAAAATGTTGGGTCTAAtgtcatgttaaatcaccacttgttataaaatattaagttgataggaatatatatatatatatctaatcatttaatcaaatattttagcATGATaatgtggtatcagagctaaatgTCCTCAGTTTGAACCTTAACTCTATCAATTCACCTTATGCGGGTTGAGTTTCACTTATTAAAAGTAAGTTTGAGCCATACATAAAGGAAAGTAGGAGCGGAACTACATGGCCTCCCCAGGGGCCATGTAGTCcccaacaattttttaaaaagtccTTAAAATTTTACCcctacattttttaattttgccccccTAAACTCTAAATGCTAGTTCCGcccataaataaatattaaagtatttgattaaatgattagatttacctctaaaaaaaaaattgattaacagTTTTAACTAAGTAGTTCACTAATTTGAGATTGTAttaaaggacagaaatttcctccaaatcagtatggaggaaatttcctctaacccatgtaaaatagtgtcaagtgtctataaacatttaaaatgcagattaaatttagtctaaattagtaaactgctattaatgaagttaaaaatttaatatgccttttaaatgtttatagacacttgacactattttatatgggtttgagaaaatttcttaaggaaatttctgtcctatTATTAAATCACTAATTGTTCTAAATATGGTTCATTTAATCAGAATCGTGTGAAGCGATACCATGTGAAATATTTGTTCACTTttggtcattttctttttagtccTTCTCGGGTGTGTTGTACAAGATACTCTACATAGTGTTAGTTCATTAGTGAATCTGGACGGAAAAGAAGTTAAATGCATTCCTATAACGGTGCCGTGGTGACGCTTAACAGACTGGTTTTACATGTTACGGTTTTCTTCTCCGCCATTAAGGATCTCTTCTAAAGCTATAGCTGTGGCTGGATACTGTTaaaatttggattttctttataatttttatattttaaaatttgtaattttctatttttataaacgATACGGCTGGTTTTTACTTGTTCTTTgctcatttatatatatatatatatatatatatataaaaagagacaGGTTTTACTTTCTTAACCGTGAAGGCcacctcccaagaacaatcaaGTTATAagagttttatatttttgatcttttatcaatgaaatctGACAaaattctcattaaaaaaaataatgaccGTCAAGTTGCTAgcattggtaaaaaaaaaaaaaaaaacattatacaTTACTATCATATCATAAACAATCAACAAAAGTTTTATAATCTAGTAACAGCTTGTTTTAacttaaaaaagtttttgatttaaaacgtttctagctgttttttttttttttttttttaaatgtttgatttGCATCCCTGAAAAGATTTTTCAagattttgtttggttttcattAAAAATGTGAAATCATTAAATCCAAAATTTCATACACAAACTTTAACTGAGATGGACCGGGAGGAAAGTATGCGCCTTTGTATCGAGAGAATAAATACTTTGATATTTCTGTTAtctaaattattagtaatttagacaataaatataaaaatatgcataaaatCACATGCTTAAACAATTTCACACAGCAATTTGTAGAAATATATTGGAAAATTTCGTGaggagctaaaaaaaaaacaacacaaaagaatgaaaaggaTAACAATCTGTACATGACAAGAAAACAAGGAAACAGCTTGCTAGGTCATAAAATTTGACACGTATGTTGTGttggataataataataatcataattaatataGAATAACAACTAGGGCTCAATTTGTTTCAAGGGAAAACGtttccataaaatatttttttaatgtatggTTGGCTTGAAAAATTTGGTCAATCATAAAACATCTACGTCATCtcaacttttgccaaaaaagaagaagctggTTTACGCATTCCTCCTGTCCTATCTTTCCACTACTATTTAATTGTTGACCATTCACTTAAAAATAGAGACGTGTTAGAAAAAGTATGATAGCAATTGATATCTTAACatgaaaaaagtgtttttttattttttattttttacgtACACAAGGTTGAGgagcaaataataataataattgcaggAGGGCATAAAGAATTTCAGGAATTTCCAATTGTAAGGGatcataatattttaattatgaaaGATTGACCCAGCATATAAGTAtcatataacaaatatatatttttttattggttcatttaggaaaaaaaaaaagaattgagaacaataaaaaatcaaaagtcacttaaaatgaaaaaaaaagaaatataaaaaagagaaatggttATGATTTTAGGATATTTGTGGCTACTATTATATACCTCGAAAACAAAACATAATATTCATGAACTCTTGATATTGTCCTATGACACAACAACTTTTATGTCTGTCTTATTCACACAACCACTTTTAATACGTAGCAAGAATATAATAGAAGAGAAGAGAAGtgctatactttttttttttttttttttttaagttagtTTTGAAATAATGTGTTATTATctcattaaatttattattttgaataatgTGTCACTAActcataaaattgtgatacataatttcaaaatcaacttttgagaaagaaaaaaaaattgaaatgtatAGCATTTGTCATAAGAGAATGGTTAATATTATTAAGAAAATTCTTAGAGAACTTTTAATTATGCCTTATTTATAATCactataaatttataatgaatCATGAAAAAACAAATGGAAACCCATCTTTCCACAAACAAGAAGATAAAAAAGGTTCAAAGGGGTTGcttaatcggctgtgaaccacgcctcatgaagtgaaggtcattagtttgaattctcctcttccttattttatttgtgaggacatgttaaaaaaattaaaaaaaataataataataattgaaaaatgaaaacattaaaaagaagaataaaaggaCTCGCCgaaacgacaaaaaaaaaaaatacaaagaagtATAGCATAAGTTTTTGAGTACAAACAAATTGCGTGTACACGTGGACGTGCTGCACCCCAAACCTTGATTCGGTCCACCTCATTGACTCCACATCCTCCTTTTTTAGCAAGTTGCCAAGCGCCAACTCTCGCAATTCTTCTGAACACAAAGGACCAAATAGCAAAAATACGATATACGTGTGTTTTCAGTTTTATACCCGATAAGAATCAGCCCTTATTGGTAGAAAAATCAATTCCTCATTCGAAGACCGATTTTTATTATTACGTTATATGGCAGTTATGAGTTTACTGAATAATTCAGAATAATATAACGAACGTCAGATGCACTTGAGCTATTTATTAAAATACGAAggactaaaaaataaaattgaaaaccaGAAGCCCATGGCCCCATTGCACACCTATGCGTCAGTCTATCTCTCTAACTAAACGTCGTGATATTTGATCTTTGAATTTACCTGCAGTGTTTAGAA
This window encodes:
- the LOC132176878 gene encoding disease resistance protein RPM1-like translates to MAEGAVSFLLDKIARFVENEMMLLSGDHRQEVLYLRGELERMRAFLKVADAMEESDEEIKVWVKQVREIAHETEDALDEFTLLQAHDHADGLYGSLHRFSCCIKNRKSRCRIVSELQGINSRIKSICGVHNRLLHKLSGAQQGSGPNNIAGNTWQDALLLEKTDLVGIDEPKQELVGWLVLGGSGREVVSVAAMGGMGKTTLAKQVYDDAEVKKHFKIRAWITVSQSFKIELIEELLKDMIRQIFGVVSRPVPEGLDSMNNDRLRRIIKDLLLKRRYLIVLDDVWRLDVWDALKHALPKNGCGSRVMLTTRNADVASTSGVESIGKVYNLNPLPPKESWYLFCRKTFQGDACPSYLEEICKNILRKCEGLPLAIVAISGVLATKDKRRIDEWDKVCRSLGAEIDGNDKLKVLKKVLSLSFNDLPYYLKTCLLYLSIFPEDYQIEQMRVIRLLIAEGFVEAKEGKTLEEVAEDYLDELLKRGLLQAAATTSDGRVKMYHVHDLLREIIVTKSRDQNFTTIAKDLINGMWPDKVRRLSVHNTVQNVPAVQQNRCFSQLRSLFLFGVVEKICIGKLFPGAFRLLHVFDLQNSRIQKFPVDIANLYYLKYLSFRGTKIKSIPSFIGKLQNLETLDLKHTRVTELPIEILKLTRLRHLLVYHYNLEPYECFHSRYGFKIQGNIGTLRSLQKLCYIEANQGGGTIMTELGKLFQLRRLGIGKQRKEDGKSLCLSLKKLTNLRALSLTSIEEEEILDLEHLSSPPPLLQRLYLRGRLEKLPHWIPSFHGLVRLFLKWSRLKNDPLVLLQNLPNLVHLELIQVFLGDTLFFRTGGFQKLKVLGLDELCVQVEKGAMPCVEKLIIQCCNSLKKVGVPLGIEYLTKLKVLEFFDMPEESIDTLRLDEKASDYWKVANIPEVYYTYWRDGCYAKRSLSREPQ